A single Osmerus mordax isolate fOsmMor3 chromosome 7, fOsmMor3.pri, whole genome shotgun sequence DNA region contains:
- the mfsd4ab gene encoding major facilitator superfamily domain-containing protein 4B translates to MFVEERILSLFKRNLHHTLTYWSVFFSFGLCIAFLGPTILDLRCQTQSTLSQITWVFFAQQFCLLIGSSIAGVFKKTLFRALSALFVSALIISVIFAIIPLCHNVLLLAIAMAVSGLAMGIIDTIANIQLVTIYQKDSAVFLQALHFFIGFGALVSPLIADPFLSEKGCTVGNVTENVTEIMHHLRYSLRNIPMNMHNMTEDHELHVEEEESSVSYAFWIMAFINLPVPIAVLYLMYRERLIPCCPSGTPQLLDKDELAMENQANEGDRGRWDIFSCCQNDNLRGLPVSFFMIHILGGMVLFMTDGIVGAYAGFVYTYAVSPPMALSHKTAGYLASIFWAAITAGRLLSIPLSYRFQPVRLLMVNLAGVIVTVLLLLIFYTSSVFLFVGTCLCGLFLSSVFPCMLAYTEDILDYQGCATSVLVTSAGMGEMVMQVLVGSIIQSEGSYSFLLCGMIIGCIGFVLFFGLLFFERLHRNYLTGTSKKSAMVEEPATEVRPEHKEETESS, encoded by the exons ATGTTTGTAGAGGAGCGCATTCTATCATTATTCAAAAGAAATTTACATCACACCTTAACCTACTGGAGTGTGTTCTTCAGTTTTGGACTCTGCATTGCCTTTCTTGGACCCACTATATTGGATCTGCGATGTCAAACACAGTCGACTCTCAGTCAGATTACCTGGGTGTTCTTTGCCCAGCAGTTCTGCTTGCTCATTGGCAGCTCTATAGCTGGTGTTTTCAAGAAAAC gtTGTTCAGGGCCTTGTCAGCCCTATTTGTCTCTGCACTGATCATATCAGTGATATTTGCCATCATTCCCCTCTGCCATAATGTGCTCCTGCTGGCCATTGCTATGGCTGTGTCTGGTCTGGCCATGGGCATAATCGACACCATTGCCAACATCCAGCTGGTCACCATATACCAGAAGGACTCTGCTGTATTCTTACAG GCTCTTCATTTCTTCATTGGGTTTGGAGCTCTAGTGAGTCCACTCATAGCAGACCCTTTCCTGTCAGAGAAGGGTTGTACTGTGGGGAACGTGACCGAAAATGTGACAGAGATCATGCACCACCTCCGGTACTCACTGAGAAACATCCCCATGAACATGCATAACATGACCGAGGACCATGAGCTccatgtggaggaggaagagtccAGCGTGTCATATGCCTTCTGGATCATGGCTTTCATCAAT CTCCCAGTACCTATTGCAGTTCTGTATCTGATGTACCGGGAACGGCTAATCCCCTGCTGTCCCAGTGGGACCCCTCAGCTACTGGACAAAGATGAGCTGGCCATGGAAAACCAGGCAAATGAGGG ggacagagggagat GGGATATCTTCAGCTGCTGTCAGAATGACAACCTGCGTGGCTTGCCTGTGTCCTTCTTCATGATTCACATATTGGGTGGAATGGTCCTCTTCATGACTGATGGCATTGTG GGAGCCTATGCTGGTTTTGTGTACACATATGCTGTGAGTCCACCCATGGCGTTATCCCATAAGACAGCTGGTTACCTAGCAAGCATCTTTTGGGCTGCCATTACTGCTGGACGCTTGTTGTCCATACCCCTCTCCTACCGCTTCCAGCCTGTCCGACTGCTTATGGTCAACCTG GCTGGAGTCATAGTCACAGTGTTGCTGCTGCTCATCTTCTACACCagcagtgtgtttctgtttgtggggACATGTCTCTGTGGGTTGTTCCTCAGCAGCGTCTTCCCTTGTATGTTGGCCTACACTGAGGACATCCTGGACTACCAAG GATGTGCCACCTCCGTGCTTGTAACAAGTGCTGGAATGGGTGAGATGGTCATGCAGGTTCTGGTGGGATCG ATAATCCAGAGTGAGGGCAGTTACAGCTTTCTGCTCTGTGGTATGATCATCGGATGTATCGGCTTCGTCCTTTTCTTCGGGCTTCTGTTCTTTGAACGCTTACACAGGAACTACCTCACTG GAACGTCTAAAAAGTCTGCCATGGTAGAGGAGCCAGCCACAgaggtcaggccagagcacaaagaggagacagagagcagctgA